DNA from Paratractidigestivibacter faecalis:
ACGACGTGGTTGATGTCCAGGACGTCCTTGCGGCGGGCGTGGTAGCGGCAGGTGAGGTCCGCGCGGGAGCGGTCGCCGGCCAGGTCGATGGCGCTGCCCAGGGCGAGGGTGCCTCCGCCCAGGGCGTACTGGCGCACCTCGACGCGGGCGTCGGCGGCGGCGCTCACGCCCAGGCTCTCCAGGTGCTGCTGGCCCTCGGCCACGCCCAGGACCTCGACGATGGTGACGCAGGCGCGGGCCTCGGCGACCACGCGCAGCAGGGAGGCGCACGTGCCCGCCTGGCCCTGGCCGGACGCGGCCACCACGATGGTGGCGCTCGCGCCCTCGCGGACCATGACGCCGGTGTCTGCCACCTGGCCCTCGTCCGCGCTCACGGAGACCACGATGGGCTCCTCGCGGTGGGTACCGCGCGGCACCTCGACGTAGCGGGAGTCTGCCGCCTGGGAGCAGACCCAGTCGGTGACCTTCTGTCCCATGCCGCACTCTATCTTGGAGAAGAGCTGCGGCAGCGCGAAGTGCACGTCTCCCTTGCGGGAGATGCTGGGCACGGTGAGGGTTATGTCGTTGGCGCGCAGGCGGTTCCACGTCTGCGCAGGCGGGGTGCTCACGCGCTCGAGCGTGACGGTGCCCGCATTGGCGGCCGCGGGTGCGGCGGCCTGCTGGTTCTTCTCGTCAGCCATTAGCCGATGGCCCCTTCCATCTCGAGCTTGATCAGGTTGTTCATCTCCACGGCGTACTCCATGGGGAGCTCCTTGGAGACGGGGTTGGCAAAGCCGTTGACCACCAGGGTGCGCGCCTCGGCCTCCGAGCAGCCGCGGCTCATGAGGTAGAGGATGGTGTCGTCGGAGATGCGGCCGATGGTGGCCTCGTGGCCCACCTGGGCGGTGGCGTTGCGCACGTCCATGGCGGGGATGGTGTCGGAGCGGCTGATGTCGTCCAGCATGAGGGACTGGCAGGAGACGCTGCAGCGGGCGCGGTCGGCGCGGCGGCCCACCACCACGGAGCTGCGGAAGGTGTTGATGCCGCCGTCCTTGGAGATGGACTTGGTGTTGACCGTGGCCGTGGTGTCGGGCCCGTTCATGACGACCTTGCAGCCGGTGTCCAGGTCCTGCGTGGCGCCGGCAAAGGTGATGCCGGTGAACT
Protein-coding regions in this window:
- a CDS encoding SufB/SufD family protein codes for the protein MADEKNQQAAAPAAANAGTVTLERVSTPPAQTWNRLRANDITLTVPSISRKGDVHFALPQLFSKIECGMGQKVTDWVCSQAADSRYVEVPRGTHREEPIVVSVSADEGQVADTGVMVREGASATIVVAASGQGQAGTCASLLRVVAEARACVTIVEVLGVAEGQQHLESLGVSAAADARVEVRQYALGGGTLALGSAIDLAGDRSRADLTCRYHARRKDVLDINHVVRQRGRNTRAEVSESGALDDAARKTLRATIDLVHGARGSKGNEAESVLVLGDDVVNKTMPVILCDEDDVAGNHGATIGSVSPEQIDYLMDRGLSRREAEQLFVRAIFEDAIMHAPEEASHRAAVLRAEEVLGADVAHDFDEGAGLPEGGEAAC